From the genome of Lotus japonicus ecotype B-129 chromosome 6, LjGifu_v1.2, one region includes:
- the LOC130724457 gene encoding GDSL esterase/lipase At4g16230-like: MGMHLNREVTVKVMLQVFIVLALSRISTSDEPPANFVFGDSLVDVGNNNYIASLSKANFMPFGIDFGSPTGRFTNGRTIIDIIGQELDFGLTPPYLAPTTVGSVVLKGVNYASGAGGILNATGKVLGDRINFDAQIDNFANNRQDIISSIGIPEALNLFNRAIFSVTIGSNDFINNYLTPTVSMDDQKFASPELFVVTLMSKLREQLTRLFNLGARKIVVTNVGPIGCIPSQRDTNPSAGDYCVSLPNQLAQLYNNQLKSLIAELSSNLKGSMFVYADVYHILEDMLNNYIVYGFENPSSSCCYMAGRFGGLIPCGPTSTVCWDRSKYVFWDPYHPTDAANVIIAKRLLDGDQNDIFPMNIRQLFQS, from the exons atgggTATGCATTTGAATAGAGAGGTTACTGTTAAGGTTATGCTTCAAGTTTTTATAGTTTTGGCCTTGTCTAGGATTTCAACTTCAGATGAACCACCTGCAAATTTTGTCTTTGGAGATTCGCTTGTTGATGTGGGGAACAACAATTACATTGCTTCCCTCTCAAAGGCTAACTTCATGCCCTTTGGCATTGACTTTGGAAGTCCAACAGGAAGGTTCACAAATGGAAGAACCATTATTGACATCATAG GTCAGGAACTGGATTTTGGTTTGACACCACCTTATTTGGCACCCACTACAGTTGGATCAGTGGTTCTGAAGGGTGTTAACTATGCCTCTGGTGCAGGTGGAATTCTCAATGCCACTGGAAAAGTACTA GGTGATCGAATCAACTTCGACGCGCAGATAGATAACTTTGCAAATAACAGGCAGGACATAATCTCCAGCATTGGTATTCCTGAGGCTCTCAATCTATTCAACAGGGCAATTTTTTCAGTAACAATAGGTTCAAACGACTTCATCAACAACTATTTAACACCAACAGTCTCAATGGATGATCAGAAATTTGCATCACCAGAACTCTTTGTGGTCACCTTAATGTCAAAGCTCAGAGAACAGCTCACT AGGCTATTCAATTTGGGTGCCAGAAAAATTGTGGTGACAAATGTAGGGCCGATTGGGTGCATACCAAGTCAAAGGGATACAAACCCATCTGCTGGAGATTACTGTGTTAGTTTACCCAATCAGCTAGCACAGTTATATAACAACCAGTTGAAATCCCTCATTGCAGAGCTCAGCTCAAATCTGAAGGGTTCAATGTTTGTTTATGCTGATGTGTACCACATTTTAGAAGACATGCTCAACAATTACATAGTATATG GTTTTGAGAACCCATCTTCTTCTTGCTGTTACATGGCTGGGCGATTTGGAGGTTTGATTCCTTGTGGTCCAACATCGACGGTTTGCTGGGACAGGTCCAAGTATGTGTTTTGGGACCCTTACCATCCCACTGATGCAGCAAATGTTATCATCGCTAAGCGCTTGTTAGATGGTGATCAGAATGACATTTTCCCAATGAATATTCGCCAACTCTTTCAATCTTGA
- the LOC130726725 gene encoding GDSL esterase/lipase At4g16230-like isoform X1 — protein MGITLYLKRTTILRIMFMVFKVLLLLRIGISSDIPASFVFGDSLLDVGNNNYIYSLAKANHDPFGIDFGMPTGRFTNGRTVVDIIEQQLGLGFSPPYLAPTTAGSAVLKGVNYASGAAGILNYTGQILGGRINFDEQIDNFAITREEIINRIGVTTALNLFKKALFTVALGSNDFLDNYLTPVLSIPEREFLSPESFVAMMISRLRVQLTRVFNLGARKIVVANVGPIGCIPYMRDYNSEAGDDCVTFPNELARLFNTQLKCLIEELRTNLKGSLFVYADVYHIVEDIIINYNDYGFENSNSSCCHVAGRFGGLIPCSGYSEVCEDRSKYVFWDTYHTSDAANVVIAERFLNGDANDISPVNVLLLSQA, from the exons ATGGGTATCACTTTATACTTGAAAAGAACAACCATTCTCAGGATTATGTTTATGGTTTTCAAGGTCTTGCTCTTGTTAAGGATTGGCATTTCAAGTGATATTCCAGCTTCTTTTGTCTTTGGGGATTCTCTGCTGGATGTGGGGAACAACAACTACATTTACTCACTGGCCAAGGCAAATCATGACCCCtttggaattgattttggaaTGCCAACAGGTCGTTTCACCAATGGAAGAACAGTTGTTGATATTATTG AGCAACAACTTGGTCTTGGATTTTCTCCTCCTTACTTGGCTCCTACTACTGCTGGATCTGCTGTTCTAAAGGGTGTCAATTATGCATCTGGTGCAGCTGGAATTCTTAATTACACTGGCCAGATTCTA GGTGGTCGAATCAACTTCGATGAACAGATTGATAACTTTGCAATTACAAGGGAAGAAATTATCAACAGAATTGGTGTTACTACAGCTCTTAATTTGTTTAAAAAAGCTCTCTTCACAGTAGCACTTGGCTCAAATGATTTCCTTGATAACTATTTGACACCTGTGCTCTCAATTCCTGAAAGGGAGTTTCTATCTCCAGAATCATTTGTTGCCATGATGATATCAAGACTCAGAGTGCAGCTCACT CGGGTATTCAATCTAGGAGCCAGAAAAATTGTTGTGGCAAATGTAGGGCCAATTGGGTGCATACCATATATGAGGGACTATaattcagaagctggagatgaCTGTGTCACTTTCCCTAATGAGCTAGCCCGGTTATTTAACACTCAATTGAAGTGCCTCATTGAAGAGCTTAGGACAAATCTGAAAGGATCATTATTTGTTTATGCAGATGTTTACCATATTGTGGAAGATATCATCATCAATTACAATGACTATG GTTTTGAGAACTCAAATTCCTCATGCTGTCATGTTGCTGGACGATTTGGAGGTTTGATCCCTTGCAGTGGTTATTCAGAGGTTTGTGAGGATCGATCTAAGTATGTTTTCTGGGATACTTACCATACTTCTGATGCTGCCAATGTTGTCATCGCAGAGCGTTTCTTAAATGGTGATGCCAATGACATTTCACCTGTGAAtgttcttcttctctcccaagCTTGA
- the LOC130726725 gene encoding GDSL esterase/lipase At4g16230-like isoform X2 — MGITLYLKRTTILRIMFMVFKVLLLLRIGISSDIPASFVFGDSLLDVGNNNYIYSLAKANHDPFGIDFGMPTGRFTNGRTVVDIIEQQLGLGFSPPYLAPTTAGSAVLKGVNYASGAAGILNYTGQILGGRINFDEQIDNFAITREEIINRIGVTTALNLFKKALFTVALGSNDFLDNYLTPVLSIPEREFLSPESFVAMMISRLRVQLTRVFNLGARKIVVANVGPIGCIPYMRDYNSEAGDDCVTFPNELARLFNTQLKCLIEELRTNLKGSLFVYADVYHIVEDIIINYNDYGFENSNSSCCHVAGRFGGLIPCSGYSESVS; from the exons ATGGGTATCACTTTATACTTGAAAAGAACAACCATTCTCAGGATTATGTTTATGGTTTTCAAGGTCTTGCTCTTGTTAAGGATTGGCATTTCAAGTGATATTCCAGCTTCTTTTGTCTTTGGGGATTCTCTGCTGGATGTGGGGAACAACAACTACATTTACTCACTGGCCAAGGCAAATCATGACCCCtttggaattgattttggaaTGCCAACAGGTCGTTTCACCAATGGAAGAACAGTTGTTGATATTATTG AGCAACAACTTGGTCTTGGATTTTCTCCTCCTTACTTGGCTCCTACTACTGCTGGATCTGCTGTTCTAAAGGGTGTCAATTATGCATCTGGTGCAGCTGGAATTCTTAATTACACTGGCCAGATTCTA GGTGGTCGAATCAACTTCGATGAACAGATTGATAACTTTGCAATTACAAGGGAAGAAATTATCAACAGAATTGGTGTTACTACAGCTCTTAATTTGTTTAAAAAAGCTCTCTTCACAGTAGCACTTGGCTCAAATGATTTCCTTGATAACTATTTGACACCTGTGCTCTCAATTCCTGAAAGGGAGTTTCTATCTCCAGAATCATTTGTTGCCATGATGATATCAAGACTCAGAGTGCAGCTCACT CGGGTATTCAATCTAGGAGCCAGAAAAATTGTTGTGGCAAATGTAGGGCCAATTGGGTGCATACCATATATGAGGGACTATaattcagaagctggagatgaCTGTGTCACTTTCCCTAATGAGCTAGCCCGGTTATTTAACACTCAATTGAAGTGCCTCATTGAAGAGCTTAGGACAAATCTGAAAGGATCATTATTTGTTTATGCAGATGTTTACCATATTGTGGAAGATATCATCATCAATTACAATGACTATG GTTTTGAGAACTCAAATTCCTCATGCTGTCATGTTGCTGGACGATTTGGAGGTTTGATCCCTTGCAGTGGTTATTCAGAG AGCGTTTCTTAA
- the LOC130723439 gene encoding probable protein phosphatase 2C 42, translating into MLQALMNLFSPCWKPFKNGDDSSAGAGGGGGGGGIVGGGGGKGEGKDGLLWFRDIGKYGSGEFSMAVVQANQVLEDQSQIESGPLGTFVGVYDGHGGPLAARFVCDHLFRDFQAISGESQGVVTAETIRAAFLRTEEGFTAHVTELWNTQPQIATNGTCCLVGVIFQQTLFVANLGDSRCVLGKKVGNTGGVAAIQLSTEHNANLEDIRQELKELHPDDPQIVVLKHGVWRVKGIIQVSRSIGDSYMKHAQFNREPINPKFRLPEPMNMPIMSANPTILSHPLQPSDSFLIFASDGLWEHLSNEQAVDIVHSNPRAGSAKRLVKAALQEAARKREMRYSDLRKIDKKVRRHFHDDITVIVLFLNHDLISRGSVLNPPLSLRSALDH; encoded by the exons ATGCTTCAGGCGTTGATGAATCTCTTCTCTCCGTGTTGGAAGCCGTTCAAGAACGGTGATGACTCTTCTGCCGGAgccggaggaggaggaggaggaggaggcattgtcggaggaggaggaggaaaaggtGAAGGCAAGGACGGCTTGCTCTGGTTCCGTGACATCGGAAAGTACGGCTCCGGTGAATTCTCCATGGCCGTTGTTCAGGCCAACCAGGTTCTTGAAGACCAGAGCCAGATCGAGTCTGGTCCCCTCGGCACCTTCGTCGGGGTTTACGACGGCCACGGCGGCCCCCTCGCCGCCCGATTCGTCTGCGATCACTTGTTCCGCGATTTCCAAG CAATATCGGGTGAGTCACAGGGTGTTGTGACGGCTGAGACCATTCGAGCAGCGTTCCTTCGAACAGAAGAGGGGTTCACGGCACATGTAACGGAATTATGGAATACTCAACCTCAAATTGCGACTAATGGGACGTGTTGTCTGGTTGGAGTGATTTTTCAGCAGACCCTCTTCGTGGCAAATCTTGGAGATTCTCGTTGTGTGCTGGGAAAGAAAGTTGGTAACACTGGTGGGGTTGCTGCAATTCAGCTGTCTACGGAGCACAACGCGAATCTTGAGGATATTAGACAGGAGCTTAAAGAATTGCACCCTGACGATCCCCAAATTGTCGTCCTCAAACATGGAGTGTGGAGAGTGAAAGGCATTATTCAG GTTTCTAGATCTATAGGTGACTCGTATATGAAACATGCGCAGTTTAATCGGGAACCTATTAATCCAAAATTCAGACTTCCTGAACCAATGAACATGCCTATCATGTCTGCTAATccaactattctttctcatccTCTCCAACCAAGTGATTCCTTCCTTATATTTGCATCAGATGGTTTATGGGAGCACCTGAGTAATGAGCAAGCAGTTGATATTGTTCACAGCAATCCACGTGCG GGTAGTGCAAAGAGACTTGTGAAGGCTGCGCTGCAGGAAGCAGCAAGGAAACGTGAAATGAGATATTCGGACCTTCGAAAGATAGACAAGAAGGTCCGGCGGCATTTTCATGACGATATAACTGTTATTGTTTTATTCTTAAATCACGACCTTATATCTAGAGGTTCAGTTCTAAACCCGCCACTCTCACTTCGAAGTGCTCTTGATCACTGA
- the LOC130723846 gene encoding protein SINE3, translating into MKEIQTPHKLPPRSAENRHGRSKDFPHKKSNNKIPNKSLNAAFTSVSQDFTDSSPVSEISYANCNEDATIDLLEESSSVILLRSDETPKKITDTTEISSSNSMEVEIAVNFLRNAKPDLVNSVNAASQYRKLMDEIIEYAIQSHDLHTGYTLSEDRDYLAQLLSAKNGLLFLFVFIWIIGIAIAIFFAVHSHGRYRGPMPT; encoded by the exons ATGAAAGAGATTCAAACGCCACACAAGCTTCCTCCTCGCTCCGCAGAGAATCGCCATGGCAGATCCAAGGATTTTCCACACAAGAAATCTAACAACAAG ATCCCGAACAAGAGCTTGAACGCAGCATTCACTTCCGTTTCTCAAGATTTCACCGATTCATCACCGGTATCTGAGATCTCATACGCAAATTGCAACGAAGATGCCACA ATCGATTTGCTGGAAGAATCTTCTTCTGTGATCTTGCTTCGATCTGATGAAACACCTAAAAAGATCACTGACACAACGGAAATTAGTTCCTCTAATTCTATGGAGGTTGAGATTGCTGTGAATTTTCTCAGAAATGCTAAACCTGATTTGGTCAATTCGGTGAATGCTGCATCTCAATATAGAAAGCTTATGGATGAGATAATTGAATATGCCATACAATCACATGATCTTCATACTGGTTATACCCTGTCAGAGGATAGAGACTACTTAGCACAATTGCTTTCTGCAAAAAATGGATTGCTGTTTCTGTTTGTCTTCATTTGGATCATTGGAATAGCAATTGCGATTTTCTTCGCTGTGCATAGTCATGGCCGTTACAGAGGACCAATGCCAACTTGA